AAACAGCAGGCGGGCGCGGGGGATGGCGAGAAGGGCAGCGACCGACCCGGCTCCGCCGGACGTCCCGGCGACGGTGACGCGGGTCGGGTCTCCGCCGAAGTCGGCGATGTTGTGCTGAACCCATTCCAGCGCCGCGATCTGGTCGAGCAGGCCGCGGTTCGGCGGAGCACCGTCGATCAGGGCGAATCCTTCCGCGCCCATCCGGCATTGGACGCTGACCACGACGATGCCGGCACCGGCCAGGGCGGTGGGATCGGTCATCGGGTCGGCCGCCGTGCCGGCCATGTAGCCGCCGCAGCACAGCCACACCAGCACCGGCAACCCGGTGGTGCCGGGGTCCGGCGTGCAGACGTTGAGGGTCAGCCAGTCCGTTTCTGGAGACGGGTCCGCCTTGGGGCCCGGGCCCGACTGCGGTGGGGGTGGCCCGAATTCGACCGCGTGCCGAACGCCGTCCCACGAGGCAACAGGCACGGGAGCGGCGAAACGCAGCGCCCCGACCGGGGGCTGCGCGTACGAGAGGCCGCGGAAGACGGCGGTGCCCCGCCGCAGGCGCCCCTCGATGATCCCCTGCGCTGTTCGGACTTGCGGATGTCCGTGCATGCTTGCTCCATTCGTTCTATGCGCCGCGCCTCGACGATAACCGGCCACCTGTATTATTACAACTGTATTGGAACAGCGGGAGGGTAGCAGTGCCGAAACAGGTCGATCACCGCGAGCGTCGCGAAGAGATCGCTCGCGCTCTGTGGCGTGTGGTGGATCAACGCGGGGTTCTGCGTCTGAGCCTGCGTGAGGTGGCGACGGAGGCCGGGATGTCGCACGGGCAACTCCAGCACTACTTCGCGAGCCGTCAGGAGTTGCTTACGTTCGCGATGGACTTCGCTGCCGAACAGACTGCTGCGCGGGTGGCACGCGGTCTGCAGGAGCTCGGCGCTGCGCCGCACCCTCGGGACGTCCTGCGGTTGACGCTCATCGAGATGCTGCCGCTGCACGACGATGCGCGCGCGACGAGCCGGATGAATGCCGCGTACGTTCTGGAAGCACTGCACGACAACACGATTCGCGACCGTACGCGCGAGGGCCTACGTCAGGGACGGGACCAAGTCAAAGCACTCATCGCGCAGGCGATCACTGATGGAAAGATCGATCGCGATCGCGACGCGAACACCGAGACCGACCGCATCCTGGCGTTGACCGGCCTGACACCGCTTCTCGACCTGGAGGTCATCACACCCGGGGCGGCTCTCGCCGCAATCGATCAGCATCTCGACGAACTGTTCCTCGTTGGGAATTAGGAGCCGCCGGCGGCCAGAAGCGCTCCCAAGGCAGTCCCGATACCCCGACCCACCCCGGTAGTGTCCTTAGGTGATGCTCAGCTAACGCCGAAAGGGATCACTCGATGCGCACACGTTGGAGTCGCCGGATTGCCGTTGTCCTGTCCGCCGTCGCGGTCGCCGCCGGCATGGTCGGGTGCTCCAGTTCAGGGTCTGACGAGCTGCTCATCTACAACGCTCAGCACGAGTCGCTCACCAAGGAGTGGATCGACGCGTTCACCAAGGAGACCGGGATCAAGGTCACCTACCGGCAGGGCGGTGACACCGAGCTGGGCAACCAGCTGGTGGCCGAGGGCAACGCCTCCCCGGCCGACGTGTTCCTCACCGAGAACTCCCCCGCGATGGCAGCCGTCGAACGCGCCGGGCTGTTCGCCGACGTCGAGCAGCAGACCCTCGATCAGGTCCCGGCCCAGTTCCGGCCGTCGTCGGGCAAATGGACCGGTGTGGCCGCACGCTCGACGGTGTTCGTCTACAACAAGGCCAAGCTGCCAGCCGACCAGCTGCCCCACTCGATCATGGATCTGCAGCAGCCCCAGTGGAAGGGCCGTTGGGGCGCACCTCCGGCCAAGGCCGACTTTCAGGCGATCGTGGCTGCCATCCTCGAGTTGAAGGGCGAACCGGCCACCGCACAGTGGTTGGCCGGACTGAAGACCAATGCCGTTGTGCTCCAAGACAATATCGCCACACTGCGGGCGGTGAACGACGGTCAGGTGGACGGTGGCATCATCTACCACTACTACTGGTTCCGCGATCAGGCCAAGACCAAGGAGATCAGCGGCAACACCGCGCTGCACTACTTCAAGAACTCCGATCCCGGCGCGTTCGTCAGCCTGTCCGGCGGCGGCGTGCTGACATCCAGCAAGAAGCAGGACCAGGCCCAGCAGTTCCTCCGGTTCATCACCGGCAAGGCCGGTCAGGAGGTGCTGCAGAAAGGCACGTCCTTCGAATACCCGGTCGCCAGTGGCGTCGCCGCCAACCCGGCCCTGCCGCCGCTGGACACGCTGCAGGCGCCCGCGGTCAACCCGTCCAATCTCGATGCCGCCAAGGTCACCGACCTGATGACGAAGGCTGGCTTGCTGTAATTGGTCGCCACAGAAGCGCCGTCCGCACCGCAGCAGCGTTCCGTCCGTGCCCGGCCGGGGGCGGCGCTGAGCACCGCCGTGGTGCTGTTGCTGGCTGCCACCTTCATCCCGCTGGGTTACGTGGCCTGGTCGGTGATCACCACGGGTCCGAGCCGGGTGATCGAGCTCGTGCTGCGGCCCCGGGTCGGGGAGCTCCTGCTCAACACGGTCGGCCTGGTCCTCATCACCGTGCCGGTCTGTGTGGTGCTCGGGGTCGGCGCGGCCTGGCTGGTTGAACGCACGGATCTGCCGGGGCGGACGTGGTGGCGGCCGGTGTTCGTCGCGCCCCTGGCGGTGCCCGCGTTCGTCAACAGCTATGCCTGGGTCAGCGTGCTGCCCACGCTGCACGGGATGCCGGCGGGTGTGCTGATCGCGACGCTGTCGTACTTCCCCTTCGTCTACGTGCCCGCCGCGGCCACCCTGCGCCGCATCGATCCGGCGCTGGAGGAATCGGCCCGGGCGCTCGGATCCGGATCGTCCGGGGTGTTCTTCCGGGTGGTGCTGCCGCAGCTGCGCCTGGCGATCCTGGGCGGCGCCCTGCTGATCGGTGTGCACCTGCTGGCCGAGTACGGCGCGTTCGCGATGATTCGCTTCTCGACCTTCACCACCGCGATCTTCGAACAGTTCCAGGCCACCTTCGACGGCGCCGCCGGCGCCACGCTGGCCGCCGTCCTCGTCCTCCTGTGCCTGTTGCTGTTGGTCACCGAGGCCGCGGCCCGGGGCAACGCCCGCTTCGCGCGGATCGGTTCCGGAGCGCAACGCGTCAGTGCGCCGATGCGCCTGGGGCGCACCACGTTGCCGGCCATCGTCGGATTGCTGACGCTGGCCGTCCTGGCGTTGGGAGTCCCGCTGTGGACGCTGACGCGGTGGATGTGGATCGGCGGCGCGCAGGTGTGGGACGCCACGGAGATCGGTACCGCGCTGGCCCAGACCGCGACGCTGGCCGCTGCCGCCGCGGCTCTGACCACGGTCCTGGCCTTCCCGTTCGCCTGGGTCGCGGTCCGCTACAGCGGACTGCTGGCCCGCTCGATCGAGGGCGCCAACTTCATCACCAGCTCCATGCCCGGCATCGTCACCGCACTGGCCCTGGTGACGGTGGCGATCCGCTACGCTCCCCCGCTCTATCAGACTGCGGCCCTGGTGATCTGCGCCTATGTGCTGCTGTTCCTGCCCCGTGCCCTGGTCAGCCTGCGCTCGGGCCTGGCCCAGGTGCCGCCGTCGGTGGAGGAGGCCTCACGCTCGTTGGGAGCCTCACCGGCTCGGACGTTCGTCCGCGTCACCCTGCGACTGACCGCGCCCGCGGCCGCCGCCGGCGCCTCGCTGGTATTCGTGGCCGTCGCAACGGAATTGACCGCTACGCTGCTGCTGGCACCGACCGGTACCCGCACGCTGGCGATGCGGTTCTGGTCACTGAGCAGCGAATTGGACTACGCCGCCGCGGCGCCCTACGCGCTGATGCTGATTGCCTTGTCCATACCCGTGACCCTGATGTTGTTGCGCCAGTCGACGAAGGTGGCCGCCCTGTGACCGACGACGTCCTGCAAGTACGTGGACTCCGCAAGTCCTTCAACGGCACCGCGGTGCTCGACGGCATCGACCTGACCCTGACGCCGGGCTCCATCACCGCGGTGGTCGGATCGTCTGGGTGCGGCAAGACCACGCTGCTGCGGGTGATCGCCGGTTTCGAATCCCCCGACGCCGGCACCGTGACCATCGAGGGACGCCAAATGGCCGGTCCGACAAACACTGTCGCACCCCATCGCCGCGACGTCGGCTACGTGGCGCAGGACGGCGCGCTGTTCCCGCACCTGACGGTGGCCCAGAATGTCGCCTACGGTCTACGCGAGCGCGGGGCCGCAGCCCGGGCCAGGGTGAGCGAACTCCTGGACACCGTGTCGCTGGATTCCTCGTTCGCGCAGCGCAGGCCGCACCAACTGTCCGGCGGCCAGCAGCAGCGCGTCGCACTGGCCCGGGCCCTGGCCCGCCGCCCGGTGGTGATGCTGCTCGACGAGCCGTTCAGCGCGCTGGACACCGGGCTGCGCGCCGCCACCCGCAAGGCCGTGGCCCGGGTGCTGTCAGAGACCGGGGTGACCACCCTGATCGTGACGCACGACCAGGAGGAGGCACTGTCGATCTCCGATCAGATCGCGGTGATGCGTGAGGGCAGGTTCACCCAGGTCGGAACGCCCGAGCACGTGTACCGCCAACCTGCCGACCGATTCACCGCCGAGTTCCTCGGGGACTGCATCACGGTGGCGGGCACCGTCACCTCAGGCTGGGCCGACAGCGCTCTGGGCCGCGTGCCGGTCCAGGCCGGCGCGGCCGACGGTCCGTGCACGGTGGTGCTGCGACCCGAACAGCTTGTCGCCACGGCGATCTCGGACAGCGAGGGTGCTGCCGAGGCAGCGGCCAGCGCGGGAACCGTGATCGCCACCGAATTCCTCGGCCACGACGTACTGCTCACCATCGAGCCGGCCGCAGCCGGTGAGCCCATCGTCGTGCGCCAGCACAGCCTGAACCCGCCGACCCGCGACACCCAGGTCCGGATCGATGTGCGGGGCGCCGGGACGGCGTTGCCTTGAACCACCTCGCCGAGGCGCTGCGGGCCCATGGTGACCGGATCGCGGTGGTGACCGAGACCCGACAGGTCAGCTACGCCGCCCTCGCCGATCTCGTGTCCGAGGCCGCGGCAGCACTGGGCCCCGAACGCCGCCTGGTACTCCTCGAAGCACGTAATGATCTGCCGACTCTGGTGCACTATCTCGGCGCACTCGCAGGCGGCCATGTGTCGTTGCCCGTGCCCGCGGGTGGTGATCACCGGACGATCCGGCAGACCTACTCCCCCGACACCGTGGTCGATGCCGCGGGCATCCACCACGTGCGCGCCCGCAGCACACACCGGATGCACGACGACCTGGCCCTGCTGATGTCGACATCGGGCAGCACCGGATCACCGAAGCTGGTCCGGTTGTCCCACACCAACCTGGCCAGCAATGCCGCCGCCATCGCCGAGTACCTCGCAATCAGTGAAACCGACCGGGCGGCAACCACGTTGCCGATCTCCTACTGCTACGGGCTCTCGGTGGTCAACAGCCACCTGCTGCGTGGGGCCTGCCTGATCCTCACCGATCGCTCGGTGGTCGACGACAAGTTCTGGGACCTGTTCACCCGGCACCGGGCCACCACCTTCGCCGGGGTACCCCATACCTTCGATCTGCTCGACCGCATCGGTTTCGACACCATGGACCTGCCCCATCTGCGGTACCTCACCCAGGC
Above is a window of Mycolicibacterium boenickei DNA encoding:
- a CDS encoding TetR/AcrR family transcriptional regulator, with the translated sequence MPKQVDHRERREEIARALWRVVDQRGVLRLSLREVATEAGMSHGQLQHYFASRQELLTFAMDFAAEQTAARVARGLQELGAAPHPRDVLRLTLIEMLPLHDDARATSRMNAAYVLEALHDNTIRDRTREGLRQGRDQVKALIAQAITDGKIDRDRDANTETDRILALTGLTPLLDLEVITPGAALAAIDQHLDELFLVGN
- a CDS encoding iron ABC transporter substrate-binding protein — translated: MRTRWSRRIAVVLSAVAVAAGMVGCSSSGSDELLIYNAQHESLTKEWIDAFTKETGIKVTYRQGGDTELGNQLVAEGNASPADVFLTENSPAMAAVERAGLFADVEQQTLDQVPAQFRPSSGKWTGVAARSTVFVYNKAKLPADQLPHSIMDLQQPQWKGRWGAPPAKADFQAIVAAILELKGEPATAQWLAGLKTNAVVLQDNIATLRAVNDGQVDGGIIYHYYWFRDQAKTKEISGNTALHYFKNSDPGAFVSLSGGGVLTSSKKQDQAQQFLRFITGKAGQEVLQKGTSFEYPVASGVAANPALPPLDTLQAPAVNPSNLDAAKVTDLMTKAGLL
- a CDS encoding ABC transporter permease, which translates into the protein MVATEAPSAPQQRSVRARPGAALSTAVVLLLAATFIPLGYVAWSVITTGPSRVIELVLRPRVGELLLNTVGLVLITVPVCVVLGVGAAWLVERTDLPGRTWWRPVFVAPLAVPAFVNSYAWVSVLPTLHGMPAGVLIATLSYFPFVYVPAAATLRRIDPALEESARALGSGSSGVFFRVVLPQLRLAILGGALLIGVHLLAEYGAFAMIRFSTFTTAIFEQFQATFDGAAGATLAAVLVLLCLLLLVTEAAARGNARFARIGSGAQRVSAPMRLGRTTLPAIVGLLTLAVLALGVPLWTLTRWMWIGGAQVWDATEIGTALAQTATLAAAAAALTTVLAFPFAWVAVRYSGLLARSIEGANFITSSMPGIVTALALVTVAIRYAPPLYQTAALVICAYVLLFLPRALVSLRSGLAQVPPSVEEASRSLGASPARTFVRVTLRLTAPAAAAGASLVFVAVATELTATLLLAPTGTRTLAMRFWSLSSELDYAAAAPYALMLIALSIPVTLMLLRQSTKVAAL
- a CDS encoding ABC transporter ATP-binding protein: MTDDVLQVRGLRKSFNGTAVLDGIDLTLTPGSITAVVGSSGCGKTTLLRVIAGFESPDAGTVTIEGRQMAGPTNTVAPHRRDVGYVAQDGALFPHLTVAQNVAYGLRERGAAARARVSELLDTVSLDSSFAQRRPHQLSGGQQQRVALARALARRPVVMLLDEPFSALDTGLRAATRKAVARVLSETGVTTLIVTHDQEEALSISDQIAVMREGRFTQVGTPEHVYRQPADRFTAEFLGDCITVAGTVTSGWADSALGRVPVQAGAADGPCTVVLRPEQLVATAISDSEGAAEAAASAGTVIATEFLGHDVLLTIEPAAAGEPIVVRQHSLNPPTRDTQVRIDVRGAGTALP